In one Notolabrus celidotus isolate fNotCel1 chromosome 1, fNotCel1.pri, whole genome shotgun sequence genomic region, the following are encoded:
- the inka2 gene encoding PAK4-inhibitor INKA2 isoform X2, with translation MKVSMKEAGDGLHAQMNSMMGALQELKLLQVQTALENLDISGRPINRGIPHPAPPEASAPAVLNSGKDHGSCFGQTMPEVPSPSPMQSPRPSVESRNTFSIDDRNMSRNRSSMGTSSSSASSFESGSETSERSDNNLESIPKRWSGYMAPQVDFYGPTVGNPPPELFSQPKVTCRAQAVDLPGILYSLSREGPSFDSDYSQESTDDGSDWTSSLMSGSRNRQPLVLGDNVFADLVGNWLDLPEVEREDVSEEKRKKGDDRTMDGGAERPDTPAHPLRNSRSQEICRKFSLTTNIFKKFLRSVRPDRDKLLKERPGWMAPEMSEGDLVKRPKKLVPKSSKGSFYLPFWANGQQSKGKMCPHLAEAERNHHQHNFPQVHQQPFAGIYLDRRQPETGLEKMQPLFDYNTAVWV, from the exons ATGAAG GTGTCTATGAAAGAAGCTGGCGATGGCCTCCATGCTCAGATGAATTCGATGATGGGAGCCCTTCAGGAACTCAAGCTCCTTCAAGTTCAAACGGCGCTAGAGAACCTTGACATTTCCGGTCGACCCATCAACAGAGGAATCCCACATCCAGCTCCTCCTGAAGCATCAGCTCCAGCAGTTCTAAACTCAGGCAAGGATCACGGGTCCTGCTTTGGCCAAACCATGCCAGAGGTGCCCAGCCCGAGTCCAATGCAGAGTCCACGACCATCAGTGGAGAGCAGAAACACATTCAGTATAGATGACAGGAATATGTCACGAAACAGAAGCAGCATGGGCACCTCGTCGTCCTCTGCATCCAGTTTTGAGAGTGGGAGCGAGACAAGTGAAAGAAGTGACAACAACCTTGAGTCTATACCTAAAAGATGGTCTGGGTATATGGCCCCACAGGTGGATTTTTATGGACCAACAGTGGGGAACCCTCCACCAGAGCTCTTCTCTCAGCCAAAGGTGACCTGTCGGGCTCAGGCAGTGGACCTTCCTGGGATCCTGTACAGCCTCTCCAGAGAGGGCCCTTCATTTGACAGCGACTACTCCCAAGAAAGCACAGATGACGGGAGCGACTGGACATCTTCACTGATGAGCGGCAGTCGCAACCGTCAGCCCTTGGTGCTGGGCGACAACGTCTTCGCAGACCTTGTGGGCAACTGGCTTGACTTGCCTGAGGTGGAGAGGGAAGACGTGtcggaggagaagaggaaaaagggagATGATAGGACAATGGACGGAGGGGCAGAGAGACCGGACACGCCAGCTCACCCTCTTCGAAACAGTCGCTCACAGGAGATCTGCAGGAAGTTCTCCTTAACAACAAATATCTTCAAGAAGTTCCTGCGCAGCGTCCGGCCTGACAGGGACAAGCTGCTGAAGGAGAGGCCCGGCTGGATGGCTCCTGAGATGTCTGAGGGCGATCTTGTCAAGAGGCCGAAGAAACTTGTTCCAAAGAGTTCAAAAGGCAGCTTCTACTTGCCGTTCTGGGCAAACGGACAGCAAAGCAAAGGCAAGATGTGTCCACATCTAGCTGAGGCAGAGAGGAACCACCACCAACACAACTTCCCCCAAGTCCACCAACAGCCGTTTGCTGGGATTTATTTAGACCGGAGACAGCCAGAGactggtctggagaaaatgcAGCCCTTGTTTGATTACAACACAGCTGTGTGGGTCTGA
- the inka2 gene encoding PAK4-inhibitor INKA2 isoform X1, with product MEQQLSKPECKNMDACLRRLKLELVSMKEAGDGLHAQMNSMMGALQELKLLQVQTALENLDISGRPINRGIPHPAPPEASAPAVLNSGKDHGSCFGQTMPEVPSPSPMQSPRPSVESRNTFSIDDRNMSRNRSSMGTSSSSASSFESGSETSERSDNNLESIPKRWSGYMAPQVDFYGPTVGNPPPELFSQPKVTCRAQAVDLPGILYSLSREGPSFDSDYSQESTDDGSDWTSSLMSGSRNRQPLVLGDNVFADLVGNWLDLPEVEREDVSEEKRKKGDDRTMDGGAERPDTPAHPLRNSRSQEICRKFSLTTNIFKKFLRSVRPDRDKLLKERPGWMAPEMSEGDLVKRPKKLVPKSSKGSFYLPFWANGQQSKGKMCPHLAEAERNHHQHNFPQVHQQPFAGIYLDRRQPETGLEKMQPLFDYNTAVWV from the coding sequence GTGTCTATGAAAGAAGCTGGCGATGGCCTCCATGCTCAGATGAATTCGATGATGGGAGCCCTTCAGGAACTCAAGCTCCTTCAAGTTCAAACGGCGCTAGAGAACCTTGACATTTCCGGTCGACCCATCAACAGAGGAATCCCACATCCAGCTCCTCCTGAAGCATCAGCTCCAGCAGTTCTAAACTCAGGCAAGGATCACGGGTCCTGCTTTGGCCAAACCATGCCAGAGGTGCCCAGCCCGAGTCCAATGCAGAGTCCACGACCATCAGTGGAGAGCAGAAACACATTCAGTATAGATGACAGGAATATGTCACGAAACAGAAGCAGCATGGGCACCTCGTCGTCCTCTGCATCCAGTTTTGAGAGTGGGAGCGAGACAAGTGAAAGAAGTGACAACAACCTTGAGTCTATACCTAAAAGATGGTCTGGGTATATGGCCCCACAGGTGGATTTTTATGGACCAACAGTGGGGAACCCTCCACCAGAGCTCTTCTCTCAGCCAAAGGTGACCTGTCGGGCTCAGGCAGTGGACCTTCCTGGGATCCTGTACAGCCTCTCCAGAGAGGGCCCTTCATTTGACAGCGACTACTCCCAAGAAAGCACAGATGACGGGAGCGACTGGACATCTTCACTGATGAGCGGCAGTCGCAACCGTCAGCCCTTGGTGCTGGGCGACAACGTCTTCGCAGACCTTGTGGGCAACTGGCTTGACTTGCCTGAGGTGGAGAGGGAAGACGTGtcggaggagaagaggaaaaagggagATGATAGGACAATGGACGGAGGGGCAGAGAGACCGGACACGCCAGCTCACCCTCTTCGAAACAGTCGCTCACAGGAGATCTGCAGGAAGTTCTCCTTAACAACAAATATCTTCAAGAAGTTCCTGCGCAGCGTCCGGCCTGACAGGGACAAGCTGCTGAAGGAGAGGCCCGGCTGGATGGCTCCTGAGATGTCTGAGGGCGATCTTGTCAAGAGGCCGAAGAAACTTGTTCCAAAGAGTTCAAAAGGCAGCTTCTACTTGCCGTTCTGGGCAAACGGACAGCAAAGCAAAGGCAAGATGTGTCCACATCTAGCTGAGGCAGAGAGGAACCACCACCAACACAACTTCCCCCAAGTCCACCAACAGCCGTTTGCTGGGATTTATTTAGACCGGAGACAGCCAGAGactggtctggagaaaatgcAGCCCTTGTTTGATTACAACACAGCTGTGTGGGTCTGA